GAGTGTATCTTCACCATAGGTTTCGACATCGCCATCCCCGTGACAATAAGCGCAGCCTTCTTCGGGCGCTACCCAGCGGGTCATCGCCGCCATCACCCGGTTGAAGTTATCCTCCGTAACATCACCCAACACTTGCACGTTTTCATAGATGTCTTTGGCCAGCGCATCGCCAGCCTCGGGGATATAAGGCTCATCCTCGATCAGCTCAGCAATATCAGGATCCGGAATAGCCAGTTCGGCTTTAAATTCCGGCACTGACATACCCGTACCGCGCGGCCCGGTTTGCAGACTGTCCGTGGCATAGGGTTGCCCCCAGGCCACGATCATGATCGCCACAAAAACAGCCCCGCCTACGACGCCAACCAGAATGCCAGGCCCGAACACATCTTTCGGGTTCTCGCGATTCCATTTGTTAAACCAATTCGGAAGCATGCTATCACTCCTTGCCTATAAAGGCTTCGTATGAGCCATAGCTGTCATAGCCATACGAGCCGTCATACATAGGCGCAAAGTTATGTTCTTGTGCCCAGATGAACCAGTTATCGACAACCGTGCCGGTGAGAAGGATCCCAATACCACCCGTGATCGGGGTGAGCACTGCGAACCACCATGCCCAGCGGTGAATACCCTCCATAGTCGCGTTAAAGCCCATCGTCCAGCGCCAGAAAAGGGCTGCACGCTCAGAGGCGGTGCCGCGATCATAAATCTGCTCAAGTTCGCGATCACCGCCGAAACGGGTCACCGCCAGAATGGTCGCCCCATGCATGGCGAACAGCAGAACCGAGCCATAGAGGAAGACAATCGACAGAGCATGGAAGGGGTTATAATAGAGGTTGCCATAACGAATTGAGAACGCGGTGGTCCAATCGAGATGCGGGAAAATGCCATAAGGCACAGCCTCAGACCAGCTGCCCATCAGGACGGGCCGGAACAAGCCGAGCACCAAGAACAACCAAATCGCGCTGGCGAAGGCCCAGGCCACATGTTTGCCCATCTTTTGCTCTTGCGCCAAAAGATAGGTCCGCAACCACCAAGTGCACACCGAGACCAGCAAGAAGAAAGAGGCGATGATATAAAGCCCTCCATCATTCAAGGGTGGCATGCTGAGCCCGTGCTCGGGGCCCGGAGGTTCTAGCGCCAGCCAGAAACCCTGCCGCAGGAACTCTGGCAAAGACCAGCCCACCTGCGCCAACATGCTGATGCCAACGATAAAGAACCAGGCCAAGCCGGTTGCCAGACCGATCATACCCGTCCAGCCCAAATAAACTGGGCCAAGCTGTGCGTTTCCGACCCAACCGGCCAGATTGGAAAACCAAGGGGTTCCCATCCGCTCGGCCGCCATCGTGCCCGCTTCATTATCCAAGCCCATCTCCGCAGGACCGCGAACTTGCACTTGGGTGAATATGTTCTGATATTCAATCATGATTACATCCCCACCTGTGATGGCCAAATCGGCAATTCAAGCCACCAGTTCCACCATTCAGGCCAGCCTTTTGTCCAGACCGGGCCGGAAATAATGATACAAACGGCGGAAAAGAAAACCGCGTTAATCGCCAGTAAAAATCCAAGGCGGTGGATCCCCAACGTGCCGATCGAATACCCAATAAGATCGCGAAAGAACGTATCTTCGTGATCAGGGCCCATCGCTTCTTGGCCTTTTTCGGGATTGGCCGCGCTCAGGATCAAACCGCCATGCAATGCCAACGCCAGCGTGGTGGTAAAGAATAAGGTTACCGCCAGCATATGGGCTGGATTATAATGGAAGTGTAAATATGCATAACCCGTATTGCTGACCCAATCGAGGTGGCTGAAAATCCCATAGGGAAATCCATGCCCCCAGGCGCCCATTAATAAGGGCCGAAATACGACCAAAGTCATATAGGCAAGAATTGCAAAGCTAAACGCAAAGGGCACATGATACCCCATGCCGAGCTTTCGACAAATCTCGACCTCGCGCAGCGCCCAACTGATAAAGGCACAGACTGCACACATTGTGATAATCTGCCACAAGCCGCCCTCAAGCAGCGGGGCCAGACCCAATCCATATTTCAAGTCAGGAGGTGCAATATTGATCAACCAAGGGTTAAACGTGCCTTGCTGTGAGGCCCCCCAGAAGATCAGCACGGTTCCCAACAGGGCAAAAAATGCTGTCGTGACTCCGAAGAAGCCTACATAAAAAGGCCCCACCCAAAAGTCGAACAGATCGCCCCCGATCAACGTCCCTCCTCGGACGCGATACTTTCTTTCGAAGCTGAGCAATGCCATCTAATATCTCCGCTCTTACCGGCCTTTCGCATCTGCGATGGCCGCCTTC
The sequence above is drawn from the Rhodobacteraceae bacterium IMCC1335 genome and encodes:
- a CDS encoding photosynthetic reaction center subunit M, which produces MIEYQNIFTQVQVRGPAEMGLDNEAGTMAAERMGTPWFSNLAGWVGNAQLGPVYLGWTGMIGLATGLAWFFIVGISMLAQVGWSLPEFLRQGFWLALEPPGPEHGLSMPPLNDGGLYIIASFFLLVSVCTWWLRTYLLAQEQKMGKHVAWAFASAIWLFLVLGLFRPVLMGSWSEAVPYGIFPHLDWTTAFSIRYGNLYYNPFHALSIVFLYGSVLLFAMHGATILAVTRFGGDRELEQIYDRGTASERAALFWRWTMGFNATMEGIHRWAWWFAVLTPITGGIGILLTGTVVDNWFIWAQEHNFAPMYDGSYGYDSYGSYEAFIGKE
- a CDS encoding photosynthetic reaction center subunit L → MALLSFERKYRVRGGTLIGGDLFDFWVGPFYVGFFGVTTAFFALLGTVLIFWGASQQGTFNPWLINIAPPDLKYGLGLAPLLEGGLWQIITMCAVCAFISWALREVEICRKLGMGYHVPFAFSFAILAYMTLVVFRPLLMGAWGHGFPYGIFSHLDWVSNTGYAYLHFHYNPAHMLAVTLFFTTTLALALHGGLILSAANPEKGQEAMGPDHEDTFFRDLIGYSIGTLGIHRLGFLLAINAVFFSAVCIIISGPVWTKGWPEWWNWWLELPIWPSQVGM